A single genomic interval of Pseudomonadota bacterium harbors:
- a CDS encoding ATP-dependent DNA ligase, producing MERAWRPRCARYRSRFSRGAHRGAGKDRARVDPGTRVETGTRVDTFTEIVPTPFAELAGLSLTLRQTSKRLAAMERIGVFLAHLATSEVRAATLLLLGRALPKGDPRTLEVSGATLWRAVRALAHRNTPSASGAKPSAEASAQRGITEDAGVAARALLAAEGGHIFPESATLTLQEVSDALISLAEIRGKGAAARREALLVDLLARATADELEVIVRIVLGDMRQGADEGVVLEAVARRPGIGQASVTRAKMLLGDASRVVEIACTDGAAGLDGVRLEPFRPLAPMLAQKAETATEALALCGGHAVFEHKLDGARLQIHIHDGKVRLFTRRLSEVTESLPDVCAAVREALPLNDAILEGEVVPVDRSGRPLPFQDLMRRFRRVHDVDERAAEIGTRVYLFDLLAMHGEPLLDTPQCERWSRLVAALSPTPSVVLVPRLETSDDAAATAFTLDAIDRGYEGVMAKNPTSPYSPGVRGRAWLKIKKVHTLDVVVVAADWGYGRRNGWLSNYHLAVRDDNGDFTEVGKTFKGLSDTEFEQLTARLLGLRDGPADVPTVRVRPSVVLEVAFSDVQASPTYPCGYALRFARVVRIRDDKSADEIDTVARVREQFERQQSAAF from the coding sequence ATCGAACGCGCCTGGCGCCCCCGCTGCGCGCGGTACAGGTCCCGCTTCTCCCGCGGCGCCCACAGAGGCGCCGGCAAAGACCGAGCCCGCGTCGACCCCGGCACCCGCGTCGAAACCGGCACCCGCGTCGACACCTTCACCGAAATAGTGCCCACCCCATTCGCGGAACTCGCCGGCCTGTCGCTCACTCTGCGCCAGACCTCGAAGCGACTGGCGGCCATGGAGCGCATCGGAGTGTTCCTCGCGCACCTGGCCACGAGCGAGGTACGCGCCGCCACGTTGCTGCTGCTGGGGCGCGCGCTCCCGAAGGGCGACCCGCGCACGCTCGAGGTGAGCGGCGCCACGCTGTGGCGCGCGGTGCGCGCACTGGCGCACCGCAACACGCCCTCAGCGTCGGGCGCGAAACCGTCTGCAGAAGCCTCTGCACAACGCGGCATCACCGAAGACGCGGGTGTGGCGGCACGGGCCCTGCTCGCCGCGGAAGGCGGTCACATCTTCCCCGAGAGCGCCACGCTGACGCTGCAGGAAGTCAGCGACGCCCTGATCTCCCTGGCTGAGATACGCGGCAAAGGGGCGGCCGCCAGACGAGAGGCCCTGCTGGTCGACCTGCTGGCCCGCGCCACGGCAGACGAGCTCGAGGTCATCGTGCGCATCGTTCTGGGCGACATGCGTCAGGGCGCCGACGAAGGCGTGGTGCTCGAAGCCGTCGCGCGACGCCCCGGCATCGGGCAGGCCAGCGTCACCCGGGCGAAGATGCTGCTGGGCGACGCATCACGCGTGGTGGAGATCGCCTGCACGGATGGGGCCGCGGGTCTCGATGGCGTTCGCCTCGAGCCGTTCCGGCCGCTGGCCCCCATGCTCGCCCAGAAGGCGGAGACCGCTACCGAGGCGCTGGCACTGTGCGGCGGGCACGCCGTGTTCGAGCACAAGCTCGATGGCGCCCGCTTGCAGATCCACATCCACGATGGCAAGGTACGCCTCTTCACCCGACGTCTCAGCGAGGTCACCGAGAGCCTGCCCGATGTGTGCGCCGCCGTGCGCGAAGCCCTTCCTCTCAACGATGCGATTCTCGAGGGCGAGGTGGTGCCCGTCGATCGAAGCGGTCGCCCCCTGCCCTTCCAAGACCTCATGCGACGCTTTCGGCGCGTGCACGACGTCGACGAGCGGGCCGCCGAGATCGGCACCCGCGTGTATCTGTTCGACCTGCTCGCGATGCACGGCGAACCGTTGCTCGACACACCCCAGTGTGAGCGGTGGTCGCGGCTTGTGGCGGCTCTCTCACCCACCCCATCGGTGGTGCTGGTGCCGCGCCTCGAGACCAGCGACGACGCGGCCGCCACCGCCTTCACCCTTGACGCCATCGACCGCGGCTACGAAGGCGTGATGGCCAAGAACCCCACCAGCCCCTACAGCCCCGGCGTGCGCGGACGCGCCTGGCTCAAGATCAAGAAGGTGCATACCCTCGACGTGGTCGTGGTGGCCGCTGACTGGGGCTATGGGCGGCGCAACGGCTGGCTGAGCAACTACCACCTGGCCGTGCGCGACGACAACGGCGATTTCACCGAGGTGGGAAAGACATTCAAGGGCCTGAGCGATACCGAGTTCGAGCAGCTCACCGCGCGATTGCTGGGGCTGCGCGACGGGCCGGCCGACGTTCCCACGGTGCGCGTTCGCCCCTCCGTGGTTCTC